From Rudanella lutea DSM 19387, a single genomic window includes:
- a CDS encoding c-type cytochrome, translating into MNRIQSYLLGLGLLASATVPVLAQESPKEEDFFKIVKVSAPEGTLLEVGGLTVLPNGDLGVATRRGDVWIVENPTSRKPYFRKFATGLHEILGLAYKNGALYCAQRGELTKMVDTNKDGKADLFETVYAWPLSGHYHEYSFGPKIAPDGSFFVTGNVAFGDEEWWRGESRVPWRGWTMKISEDGRLEPWATGMRSPCGLGMIDGELFYADNQGDWHGSGGIIHVNKGAFAGHPAGLKWTNMPGSPLQLTTEQLYARVDPRQNKNDAGRYIKPENVVNETPTLLYEVKKNVPQVKLPAVWLPHGILGISNSEILEIPKGNFGPFEGQLLVGDQGMSKISRVFMEKVNGEFQGAAFDFRNGFQSGVLRMAWAPDGSLFVGETNRGWGSAGTANEGLQRLVWNNRVPFEMRAVRAMPDGFEVEFTKPVDRASAEDLASYKVESFIYKYQPVYGSPTINKETHGLKGVKVSADGLKARLIVDNLRQNYIHQLTIDGVRAVEGSHSLVHPIAYYTLNNIPEGSKMALTEASTRNSATAPAKKPAAAPATKAGVKTGAAKPAIKGATAAVAAAPTYDEVKGLLARHTCLACHNTEKRQVGPAYRAVAKRGYTNDQIVDLIYNPKPQNWPDYATEMPPMPQVPKADAQKIAAWINSLAPAANTKAAEKP; encoded by the coding sequence ATGAATCGTATTCAATCATATCTTTTGGGGCTTGGTCTGCTGGCGTCGGCAACGGTGCCGGTATTGGCGCAGGAATCGCCCAAAGAAGAGGACTTTTTCAAAATTGTGAAGGTATCGGCCCCCGAGGGTACCTTGCTCGAAGTGGGTGGCCTTACCGTATTGCCCAACGGTGATTTGGGTGTGGCTACGCGCCGGGGTGATGTCTGGATCGTTGAAAACCCAACGAGCCGGAAGCCTTATTTCCGCAAGTTTGCCACCGGTCTGCACGAGATTCTGGGTCTGGCCTACAAAAACGGGGCTCTCTACTGCGCGCAGCGGGGCGAACTGACCAAGATGGTCGATACGAACAAAGACGGGAAAGCCGATTTGTTCGAGACGGTCTATGCCTGGCCGTTGTCGGGTCACTACCACGAATACAGCTTTGGGCCTAAAATTGCGCCCGATGGTAGCTTCTTCGTGACGGGCAACGTGGCCTTTGGCGACGAAGAGTGGTGGCGGGGCGAAAGCCGTGTCCCCTGGCGTGGCTGGACCATGAAGATTTCAGAAGACGGTCGGCTGGAGCCCTGGGCAACCGGAATGCGCTCTCCGTGCGGTCTGGGGATGATCGACGGTGAGCTGTTTTATGCCGATAATCAGGGCGACTGGCACGGATCGGGCGGTATTATCCACGTAAACAAAGGAGCCTTTGCGGGTCACCCGGCCGGTCTGAAATGGACCAATATGCCTGGTTCACCGCTGCAATTGACTACCGAGCAACTGTACGCCCGGGTAGACCCACGCCAGAACAAAAATGATGCTGGTCGGTATATTAAGCCCGAAAACGTGGTCAACGAAACCCCCACGTTGCTGTACGAAGTAAAGAAAAACGTACCGCAGGTAAAACTGCCAGCGGTATGGTTGCCCCACGGTATTCTGGGGATTTCGAACTCGGAGATTCTGGAAATCCCGAAAGGTAATTTCGGTCCGTTTGAAGGCCAGCTGCTCGTGGGCGATCAAGGCATGAGCAAAATCTCGCGCGTGTTCATGGAAAAAGTGAACGGTGAATTTCAGGGCGCGGCTTTCGATTTCCGCAACGGCTTCCAGTCGGGCGTACTGCGCATGGCCTGGGCACCCGATGGCTCCCTGTTTGTGGGTGAAACCAACCGGGGCTGGGGTTCGGCTGGTACTGCCAACGAAGGCTTGCAGCGGTTAGTCTGGAACAACCGGGTACCGTTTGAAATGCGCGCCGTGCGGGCCATGCCCGACGGGTTTGAGGTAGAGTTTACCAAACCGGTTGATCGGGCTTCGGCCGAGGACCTGGCCTCGTACAAAGTAGAGAGCTTTATTTACAAGTATCAGCCGGTGTATGGTAGCCCCACCATCAATAAGGAAACCCACGGGCTAAAAGGCGTGAAAGTGTCGGCCGACGGGCTCAAGGCGCGTCTGATTGTGGATAACCTGCGTCAGAACTACATCCATCAGCTCACCATCGACGGTGTGCGCGCGGTGGAGGGTTCGCACTCGCTTGTACACCCCATTGCGTACTACACGCTGAACAACATTCCGGAAGGTAGCAAAATGGCCCTGACAGAAGCGAGCACGCGCAACTCGGCCACGGCACCGGCTAAGAAACCTGCAGCAGCACCGGCCACTAAAGCGGGTGTAAAAACAGGAGCCGCCAAGCCCGCTATCAAAGGTGCTACGGCGGCTGTTGCGGCCGCACCTACCTACGACGAGGTGAAGGGATTGCTGGCGCGGCACACCTGTCTGGCTTGCCACAACACCGAGAAGCGGCAGGTAGGACCAGCGTACCGGGCTGTGGCCAAGCGGGGTTATACCAACGATCAGATTGTAGACCTCATTTACAATCCGAAGCCGCAAAACTGGCCTGATTATGCTACCGAGATGCCGCCTATGCCGCAGGTTCCCAAAGCCGATGCGCAGAAAATAGCGGCCTGGATTAACTCGCTGGCACCAGCTGCCAATACCAAAGCCGCTGAAAAGCCATAA
- a CDS encoding MerR family transcriptional regulator, with protein MSNYSIKDLEQLSGIKAHTLRIWEQRYNIISPKRTDTNIRTYDDQDLKLVLNISLLKDHGYKISDISKMSVEEMYREVIKISDRQLNYPDQIHALTISMIDLDEERFEKIISTNILQFGFENSMIHIIYPFLSRIGTLWVTGSIGPAQEHFITNLIRQKIIVAIDGQVSKQRPDGKKYLLFLPEGELHEISLLFANYIIRARYNKVIYLGQTLPFNELVFAYNVHKPDYVFTAITSVPSNSDVQPFVNRLIDTFPESHILLTGYQVVGQDIETGDRATIINNIEDLIRLAST; from the coding sequence ATGAGCAACTACTCAATAAAAGATTTAGAACAGCTCTCGGGTATCAAAGCGCACACGCTTCGAATCTGGGAACAGCGGTATAATATCATTTCGCCCAAGCGGACTGATACCAATATCCGCACGTACGACGATCAGGACCTGAAGCTTGTCCTGAATATTTCGCTGTTGAAGGATCATGGTTACAAGATCTCCGACATTTCTAAAATGTCGGTGGAAGAAATGTACCGCGAAGTGATCAAGATTTCGGATCGGCAATTGAACTACCCCGACCAAATCCACGCGCTAACGATCTCGATGATTGACCTCGACGAGGAGCGGTTTGAGAAAATCATTAGTACGAATATTCTACAGTTTGGTTTTGAGAACTCGATGATTCATATCATCTATCCGTTCCTGAGCCGGATTGGTACACTTTGGGTGACGGGCTCTATTGGCCCCGCACAGGAGCATTTTATCACGAACCTCATTCGCCAGAAAATCATCGTGGCCATCGACGGGCAGGTGAGCAAGCAGCGTCCCGATGGTAAAAAATATCTCCTGTTCTTGCCCGAAGGTGAGCTGCACGAAATCAGTCTGTTGTTTGCCAACTACATTATCCGGGCGCGCTACAACAAGGTGATTTACCTGGGTCAAACGCTGCCGTTCAACGAGCTGGTGTTCGCCTACAACGTGCACAAGCCCGATTATGTGTTTACAGCAATTACCTCGGTACCGTCGAACAGCGACGTGCAGCCGTTTGTGAACCGACTCATCGACACCTTCCCCGAAAGCCATATTTTGCTGACAGGCTATCAGGTGGTAGGTCAGGATATTGAGACCGGCGACCGGGCTACGATTATCAATAACATTGAAGACCTGATTCGGTTGGCGAGTACGTAA
- a CDS encoding carotenoid biosynthesis protein: MALAYAAGVIGLQLPALVPFFQPLSPLNLVVSLALLLLYHTDWRRSFLFFALLAISVGYGIEVVGVHTGRVFGEYAYGAGLGPHLWAVPPVIGLNWLMLVYCCGSVCNPIRMPRLLKAGLAASMMVVLDYFIEPVAVQLDFWTWFGQPIPLQNYVAWWLVSFGLFAVWFALPFRKENRLAPWLLGFQFLFFLGHSLLFWI; the protein is encoded by the coding sequence ATGGCACTGGCTTATGCTGCCGGTGTAATTGGGCTTCAATTGCCCGCCCTGGTGCCTTTTTTTCAGCCACTTTCTCCCTTGAATCTGGTCGTTTCTCTCGCATTACTCTTGTTGTATCATACCGACTGGCGTCGGTCGTTTCTCTTTTTCGCTTTGCTGGCCATCTCGGTTGGCTACGGTATCGAAGTGGTAGGAGTGCATACCGGACGGGTGTTTGGCGAGTACGCGTACGGAGCTGGCCTGGGGCCGCACCTATGGGCTGTGCCACCCGTAATCGGGCTCAACTGGCTTATGCTGGTGTACTGTTGCGGCTCTGTTTGTAATCCGATCAGAATGCCCCGGCTGCTCAAGGCCGGCTTGGCGGCTTCCATGATGGTTGTGCTCGATTACTTTATCGAACCCGTAGCGGTTCAGCTCGATTTCTGGACCTGGTTTGGACAGCCGATCCCGTTGCAGAATTACGTAGCCTGGTGGTTGGTTTCCTTTGGCCTGTTTGCTGTCTGGTTTGCGTTGCCGTTCCGAAAGGAGAATCGGCTGGCTCCCTGGTTACTGGGGTTTCAGTTCCTGTTCTTCCTGGGACATAGTCTCTTATTTTGGATCTGA